One window of Camelina sativa cultivar DH55 chromosome 4, Cs, whole genome shotgun sequence genomic DNA carries:
- the LOC104780300 gene encoding fatty acyl-CoA reductase 3-like: MSSEKEFVSVLQYLDNKSILVIGAAGFLGKIFVEKILRVAPKVRKLYLLLRASGEKSATERFNDEILGKDLFKVVKEKYGQNLNLILEKVTIVNGDICLDNLGLNHIDSELEDQMVQQLDAIINLAATTNFDERYDVALGINTLGAANALNFAKRCAKVKVFVHVSTAYVSGEKSGVVMETPYRMGETLNGAIGLDINQEQKLVKEKLSQLQATGASPETIKKAMKDFGHARAKVYGWPNTYVFTKAMGEMIIGAKREDMSLVIIRPSIVTSTYKEPFPGWTEGIRTIDSIAAGYGTGKLTCFLGDINSVSDVIPADMVVNTMLVSMAAQAARQEETIYHVSSSMKNPFKNEKMPEIAYRYFTTKPWTNKEGKVVRVGKVDVLSSMPSFHRYMTIRYILPLKGLELLNMVLFKSLEKKFRDLNRKISLVLRLVDLYQPYLFFYGIFDDTNTANLQKLLPVTGVETEIFYIDPKIINWDDYFMYTHLPGLVKYVFK, from the exons ATGTCGTCTGAGAAGGAGTTCGTAAGTGTTCTTCAGTACCTTGACAACAAATCTATATTGGTGATCGGAGCTGCCGGGTTCTTAGGAAAGA TTTTTGTGGAGAAGATACTTCGGGTTGCACCAAAGGTGAGGAAATTGTATCTTCTTCTAAGAGCATCAGGCGAGAAATCTGCTACTGAGAGGTTTAACGACGAG ATTTTGGGAAAGGACCTATTCAAGGTGGTGAAGGAAAAATATGgacaaaatctaaatcttattTTGGAAAAGGTCACTATTGTGAATGGAGACATTTGCCTTGACAACTTGGGTCTGAATCATATAGACTCCGAGTTGGAAGATCAAATGGTCCAGCAACTTGATGCCATTATTAATTTAGCTGCAACTACTAATTTCGATGAAAG ATATGATGTAGCACTCGGGATAAACACATTAGGTGCTGCCAATGCCCTAAACTTTGCCAAGAGATGTGCTAAGGTTAAAGTCTTTGTTCATGTGTCgacag cTTACGTAAGTGGTGAAAAATCGGGAGTGGTAATGGAAACACCTTACCGTATGGGTGAGACTTTAAACGGAGCCATCGGCCTAGATATCAATCAAGAGCAGAAGTTGGTTAAGGAGAAACTTAGCCAGCTTCAAGCCACCGGAGCCTCCCCCGAGACCATCAAAAAAGCCATGAAAGATTTTGGACATGCAAG gGCAAAGGTGTACGGATGGCCAAACACATACGTGTTTACGAAGGCAATGGGGGAAATGATTATTGGAGcaaaaagagaagatatgtCGCTCGTGATAATTCGTCCTTCGATTGTGACCAGCACCTACAAAGAACCATTCCCCGGTTGGACCGAGGGCATCAG GACAATTGATAGTATAGCTGCCGGATACGGTACTGGAAAACTCACATGCTTCCTTGGTGATATTAATTCTGTTTCGGATGTG ATACCTGCGGATATGGTTGTTAATACAATGCTAGTATCAATGGCTGCTCAGGCTGCTAGACAGGAAGAGACGATTTATCATGTGAGTTCTTCAATGAAAAATCCATTCAAAAACGAGAAAATGCCGGAGATAGCGTACAGGTATTTTACAACCAAACCATGGACCAACAAAGAAGGGAAGGTGGTTCGGGTCGGGAAAGTAGACGTTTTGAGTTCTATGCCTAGTTTCCATAGATACATGACCATCCGTTATATACTTCCTCTGAAG GGACTTGAGTTACTGAACATGGTACTTTTTAAGTCGTTAGAGAAGAAATTTAGGGATCTCAATAGGAAGATAAGTTTGGTATTGAGGCTTGTCGATCTCTATCAGCCTTACCTCTTTTTCTATGGAAT ATTCGATGATACAAATACGGCAAATTTACAAAAACTGTTGCCAGTGACTGGAGTGGAGACCGAGATTTTCTACATTGATCCGAAGATTATCAATTGGGACGACTATTTTATGTATACACATCTTCCTGGGTTGGTTAAGTATGTCTTCAAATGA
- the LOC104783757 gene encoding uncharacterized protein LOC104783757, whose translation MREYPPESLTGEQIYSERLSGVNPPKTKDVGGNGHEKKMPGYGKQHNWHKESILWQLPYWRDLNLRHNIDVMHTEKNFLDNIMYTLMRVKGKSKDTIMSRLDLVKFCSRPHLHLDSRGKAPFPAYALTDEARTSLLECVKHSIKFPDGYSSDLASCVDMENGKTASQECPPCFISMFEDFLSAKYPGLPEKELSAKRADEYHLWVKEYVTYWNATNPFPTWVQEIVHGPLNKVKTWPMYFTRGYLFHTENHGAGRNTCNYGVCAKGENYTDESDAADFYGTITDIIELQYEGMVNLRITLFKCKWYDPVIGRGTRISNGGVVDVLSTRKYNKYEPFILASQAEQVCYIPYPYVKKPKQIWFNVLKVNPRGNISGEYVNSSETTLLQTENDDAVLMTTIEDIVLDNLEEEVNPINLDYGVEDVEPEDEFLCNLSSSDDEEPDDEESS comes from the exons ATGAGAGAGTATCCACCTGAGTCTTTGACCGGTGAGCAAATTTACTCTGAGCGATTGAGTGGTGTGAATCCACCAAAAACGAAGGACGTcggtggaaatggtcatgaaaagaagatgCCGGGATATGGGAAGCAACACAACTGGCACAAAGAAAGCATATTGTGGCAGCTGCCATACTGGAGGGACCTCAATCTACGACATAATATTGACGTGATGCATACagagaagaattttttggaCAACATCATGTATACTCTTATGCGTGTGAAGGGTAAATCAAAAGATACcatcatgtcaagattggaTTTAGTGAAGTTCTGTTCTCGGCCACACTTACATCTTGATAGTAGGGGTAAAGCACCTTTCCCGGCATATGCATTGACAGACGAAGCCAGAACAAGCTTATTGGAATGTGTGAAACACTCAATTAAATTCCCAGATGGTTATTCGTCAGACTTAGCTAGTTGTGTTgatatggaaaatggaaa AACTGCTTCACAAGAATGTCCACCTTGCTTTATCAG tatgttcgaggatttTCTTTCAGCAAAATATCCAGGACTTCCCGAGAAGGAACTCTCCGCCAAAAGAGCAGACGAATATCATTTATGGGTTAAAGAATAT GTTACTTACTGGAACGCCACAAATCCATTTCCTACTTGGGTTCAAGAGATAGTGCATGGACCTTTGAACAAGGTCAAAACATGGCCAATGTATTTTACAAGAGGCTATTTGTTTCATACAGAGAATCACGGCGCTGGACGTAACACATGTAACTATGGGGTATGTGCTAAGGGTGAAAATTACACGGATGAATCTGATGCAGCGGATTTCTACGGAACCATAACTGATATCATAGAGCTTCAATATGAGGGGATGGTTAATTTGAGAATCACTCTTTTTAAGTGCAAGTGGTATGACCCTGTTATCGGTAGAGGCACTCGGATCAGCAATGGTGGTGTCGTAGACGTACTTTCAACAAGAAAGTACAATAAATACgaaccatttattctag CCTCTCAAGCAGAACAAGTGTGTTATATTCCGTATCCATACGTTAAAAAACCGAAGCAAATATGGTTCAATGTTCTAAAGGTGAATCCGAGGGGAAACATTTCTGGAGAATATGTCAACAGTTCAGAGACAACTCTTTTGCAAACCGAAAATGATGATGCTGTATTGATGACTACAATTGAAGATATTGTACTTGACAATTTGGAAGAGGAAGTTAACCCAATAAATCTAGATTACGGCGTTGAGGATGTGGAACCTGAAGATGAATTCTTGTGTAATTTATCATCTTCGGATGATGAAGAACCAGATGATGAAGAATCCTCCTAA
- the LOC109132478 gene encoding uncharacterized protein LOC109132478 gives MAMNVLSIPITTVASETSFSMGSHIIEKYRNPLLPSNVQALLCTRSWLYGYSTSDEDDKEETLIIRENQTSSGIGMEEPFYNIENVIKAANIMVDEHGLHFSPRKITISTSGLVPQLKRFFRESNCALAVSLNATTDEVLFHATLKTVKHFMRDDPY, from the exons ATGGCGATGAACGTTCTTAGTATCCCCATTACAACAGTAGCTTCTGAAACATCTTTCAGCATGGGGTCTCACATAATAGAAAAGTATCGAAATCCTCTCCTTCCTAGCAATGTCCAAGCTCTGTTGTGTACTCGGTCTTGGCTTTATGGTTATTCGACTAGCGATGAAG ATGACAAGGAGGAGACACTTATTATTCGAGAAAATCAAACTTCTAGTGGAATA GGAATGGAAGAGCCATTTTACAACATTGAAAATGTCATCAAAGCTGCAAACATAATGGTAGATGAGCATGGACTTCATTTCAGTCCCCGTAAGATCACAATCTCAACCAGCGGCCTTGTTCCTCAGCTGAAGCGTTTTTTCCGTGAGTCAAACTGTGCTTTGGCTGTCAGTCTGAATGCAACAACTGATGAGGTTTTGTTTCATGCTACTCTTAAAACAGTCAAACATTTCATGAGGGATGATCCTTATTGA
- the LOC104783755 gene encoding uncharacterized protein LOC104783755 — translation MVMGEVPLKLGSQVGSMEKRKGDISKQEGLGWPQDLTVQRLMEMRQKHFPEILFLMETMNIRDVLVDIQCWLGYDHVYTVNPVGRCGGLALFWKKSVEIDFLFVDKNILDLKVNIGSATYFLSCVYGNPNSSLINGVWEKLTRIGIPRKEKWCMIGDFNEILHNGEKLGGPTRSEAYFVDFAEMLKACEVSELSSTEWLTFFPAANQAFLDKKDSDHRPVLVSLVSSQDSYRGSIRLTSVSCTSCWLKNQLKKLGQPLPLFLGNELLKDLEGVERLSEEIEAEHAFINTSFSRMVIIKRDMVVAHKEEEIHWTQKSRKQWLRSGDKNTKYFHNSVKAERTKNAIVKLINEAGLAQKSEASKGDVAARYFQKLFASSYPREEDLQFFQDFVPKVNEEMNELIIADVTSEEVRQAVFSISPSRAPRADGMTGLFFQKYWSVVGEQITKEVLSFFKDGSFDKEWNFTQICLIPKKVNASFMYDLRPISLCSVMYKIISKIMVARLKPFLPVIISPTQSAFVPERLISDNIIIAHEIVHSLRTHEATSKHYMAVKTDMSKAFDRVEWSYLKALLVALGFHPK, via the exons ATGGTAATGGGAGAGGTTCCTCTAAAGCTAGGATCACAAGTTGGCTCTATGGAGAAAAGGAAAGGAGATATCAGTAAACAGGAAG GATTGGGGTGGCCTCAAGACTTGACAGTTCAGCGTCTCATGGAAATGCGTCAAAAACATTTCCCTGAGATTTTGTTCTTAATGGAGACAATGAATATAAGAGATGTACTTGTAGATATTCAATGTTGGTTAGGTTATGATCATGTATATACGGTGAACCCAGTTGGGAGATGTGGAGGTCTTGCTTTATTTTGGAAGAAGAGTGTGGAGATCGACTTTCTGTTTGTTGATAAGAATATTTTGGACCTGAAGGTAAATATTGGCAGTGCAACTTACTTCCTCTCATGTGTCTATGGAAACCCCAATAGCAGTCTCATAAACGGGGTTTGGGAAAAACTGACTAGGATTGGGATCCCAAGGAAGGAGAAGTGGTGTATGATaggagattttaatgagataCTCCATAATGGAGAGAAATTAGGAGGACCTACCAGAAGTGAAGCATATTTTGTGGATTTTGCTGAAATGCTGAAAGCTTGTGAAGTATCGGAGCTGTCAAGTACTG AATGGCTTACTTTCTTTCCTGCGGCTAATCAGGCTTTCTTAGATAAGAAAGATTCTGATCATAGGCCAGTATTGGTCTCTTTAGTCTCATCTCAGGACAGCTATAGAGGTTCCATCCGTTTGACAAGCGTCTCTTGCACAAGCTGTTGGTTAAAGAATCAATTGAAAAAGCTTGGTCAGcctcttcctctctttttgGGCAATGAGCTACTGAAAGACTTAGAAGGTGTCGAAAGGCTCTCA GAGGAAATCGAAGCTGAGCATGCATTCATAAACACATCCTTTTCAAGAATGGTGATCATAAAGAGAGATATGGTAGTAGCACATAAAGAAGAGGAGATTCATTGGACGCAGAAATCAAGAAAGCAATGGCTTCGCTCGGgggacaaaaatacaaaatacttCCATAATTCGGTCAAAGCGGAAAGAACCAAAAATGCTATAGTGAAGCTTATTAACGAAGCTGGATTGGCCCAGAAATCAGAGGCCTCAAAAGGGGATGTAGCAGCTCGGTATTTCCAGaaactctttgcttcttcttaccCTAGGGAAGAGGACCTCcaattttttcaagattttgttcCTAAGGTGAATGAAGAAATGAATGAATTGATTATAGCTGATGTAACATCAGAGGAAGTTAGACAAGCAGTCTTCTCAATCAGTCCTTCTCGGGCACCTAGAGCAGACGGAATGACCGGTctattttttcaaaagtattgGAGTGTGGTGGGTGAGCAGATAACTAAGGAGGTTCTCAGTTTTTTCAAAGATGGTTCCTTCGACAAAGAATGGAACTTTACCCAAATTTGTCTCATCCCCAAGAAGGTAAATGCTTCTTTTATGTATGATTTAAGACCTATCAGCCTCTGTTCAGTGATGTACAAAATCATTTCAAAGATTATGGTTGCCAGACTTAAGCCTTTTCTTCCGGTCATTATCTCTCCAACCCAATCTGCTTTCGTTCCAGAGAGGCTTATTTCAGACAACATCATTATCGCGCATGAGATTGTCCACAGTTTGAGGACGCATGAGGCAACTTCAAAACATTATATGGCTGTAAAAACAGACATGTCGAAAGCTTTTGATAGAGTGGAATGGAGCTATTTGAAAGCTCTACTAGTTGCGTTGGGATTCCACCCAAAATGA
- the LOC104783756 gene encoding uncharacterized protein LOC104783756: MDAKLGHRPSHAWRSIYQGIQLAKQGLKWRIGDGNTVIIWQDLWIDNPPHPARRANPSQLNPNSLKVVDLLTPSTNQWNEEKLRELVHSEDISLIRRIRPRLAKVPDIPIWTFTNNGHYSVKSGYHQLTKVEDETVPSANKLWKSLWSLQVPPKIKHFWWRALHNALPVAETLVLRNINIPRECHFCGEAQETIIHLLFHCRTSREVWELSHVPITAGQLDSHNFLARIIQILLSAKNVDSPKEYIFPFIGWRIWKACNALLYNSKRWSIPDIIRKALMDFRLWKEAQNGLLSYDNKHGHQEKINIATNNAILNQTNSFYCYTDGSWLNNQSRAGIGWTLPNTQGKCILKGSSSIEPTNSALEAEAIAIKEALLQIRHLDYYPVVFCGDSKTIYTYL, encoded by the coding sequence ATGGATGCAAAATTGGGACATCGGCCTAGTCATGCCTGGAGAAGCATATACCAAGGTATACAACTTGCTAAACAGGGCCTCAAATGGAGAATAGGCGATGGTAACACTGTGATAATATGGCAAGACCTGTGGATTGATAACCCTCCTCATCCAGCCAGGAGAGCGAATCCAAGTCAGTTAAATCCAAACTCACTCAAAGTGGTGGATCTTCTAACACCAAGCACAAATCAGTGGAATGAGGAGAAATTACGCGAATTAGTGCACTCGGAGGATATTAGCCTTATTCGGAGAATCAGACCACGTCTTGCCAAGGTACCTGACATTCCTATTTGGACATTTACCAACAACGGTCATTACTCAGTAAAGTCAGGTTACCATCAACTCACAAAAGTGGAGGATGAGACTGTCCCATCAGCAAATAAACTTTGGAAGTCCTTGTGGTCTTTGCAAGTTCCACCGAAAATCAAACACTTTTGGTGGAGAGCCCTTCATAATGCTCTTCCGGTTGCTGAGACATTGGTATTGCGGAACATAAATATCCCACGAGAATGTCATTTTTGTGGAGAAGCACAAGAGACCATCATCCACCTCCTTTTCCACTGCAGAACATCAAGAGAAGTTTGGGAGCTTTCTCATGTGCCTATCACTGCAGGTCAGCTAGACTCTCACAATTTTCTTGCTAGAATAATTCAGATTCTCCTCTCAGCGAAAAACGTAGACTCCCCAAAGGAGTACATTTTCCCGTTCATTGGCTGGCGGATTTGGAAAGCATGCAATGCCCTTCTTTACAACAGCAAAAGATGGTCCATCCCCGATATTATACGCAAAGCCCTCATGGACTTTAGACTATGGAAGGAGGCACAAAATGGTTTGTTGTCTTATGACAATAAGCATGGACACCAGGAGAAGATTAATATAGCCACCAACAATGCTATATTAAACCAAACTAACTCCTTCTATTGCTATACAGATGGATCATGGCTGAACAATCAAAGCAGAGCTGGGATAGGATGGACACTGCCCAATACCCAGGGcaaatgtattttaaaaggaTCCTCCTCAATTGAACCCACCAATTCAGCTCTTGAAGCAGAAGCCATTGCGATCAAAGAGGCACTCCTCCAGATCAGGCATTTGGACTACTACCCAGTAGTTTTCTGCGGAGATTCGAAAACCATTTATACATACCTGTAG